AGCAGCCGGCAGCCGGGCCGAAGCGCCACATCGGCCGCGAACAGGCGGGCCAGATGGTCGAAGTCGCCGCGGGCGCGGACCGGAGCGCCGAGTTCCGCATCGAACAGCCGCAGCTTCGCTTCGCGCTCCACCGCCTGCCGGCACAGCAGCTCCGCCATCGGGCGGTCGCCGCGTTGGCCGCGCGCCACCCCCCAGAGATAGAGTGCGTCGGCAGCATCCGGCACCTGGCGCAGGATGGCGCCATAGACCGCTTCGGCATCGGGCAGGCGCCCGGCCTTGTGGTGCTGGATGGCGATGGCGAGCGCCTGCGAGGGAGAGACCATGAGGATTGATCGCGGCAAGGGAGGCTGGAGACGTGCGGCCCTTATACCCGTGATCCGATGCCGATCAAACCTCCCTGCTGTGGCGGGCCATCTTTTGCTCCGATGGCCCTGCCCCATCAACCATGCCTGGATCCCGGTCCGGCGCGATGCTAGGAGTTTGGCCGTTCTCCGATTGGCAAGGGCGGTGTCCGTGGGCAAGGCAGCGGAATTCTCTTTGGACGGCAAGCGGGTCTGGGTCGCCGGGCATCGCGGCATGGCGGGATCGGCCATCTTGCGGCGGCTGGCAGGCGAGGGTTGCGAGGTGCTGACGGCCGACCGCGCCACGCTTGATCTGCGCCGCCAGGAGGAGGTCGAGCGCTGGGTCGCCCAGCAGCGCCCGGACCTGGTCTTCGTCGCCGCGGCCACCGTCGGCGGCATCCTCGCCAACGCCACCCGGCCGGCCGAGTTCCTCTACGACAACCTCGTGATCGAGACCAACATCATCCACGCTGCCTATCGGACCGGCGTGGGGAAGCTGGTCTTCCTCGGCTCGTCTTGCATCTACCCGCGCCTGGCCGAACAGCCGATGCGCGAGGACGCGCTGCTGACCGGGCCGCTGGAGCCGACCAACGAATGGTACGCGGTGGCCAAGATCGCCGGCATCAAGTTGTGCCAGGCCTACCGCCGCCAGTATGGCTGCGACTTCATCGCGGCGATGCCGACCAATCTCTATGGCATCGGCGACAATTTCGACCTGCAGGGCGGGCATGTCGCCGCCGCCCTGCTGGCCAAAATCCACCGCGCCAAGGCCGAGGGGCTGGACAGCGTGGAGATCTGGGGCACCGGCACGCCCAAGCGCGAGTTCCTCTTCGCCGATGATCTGGCCGACGGGCTGGTCCATCTCGCCAAGCATTATTCGGACGAGCCGCACGTCAACATCGGCACCGGCAGCGAGGTCTCCATCCGGGAGCTGGCCGACCTGGTGGCGGATGTCGTCGGCTACCCTGGCCGCTTCCAGTACGACACCAGCAAACCCGACGGCACACCGCGCAAGCTGCTCGACGTCAGCCGTATGACCGCGCTGGGCTGGACCGCGCCAACCTCGTTGCGCGACGGCTTTGCCGCCACCTACTGCTGGTACCTTGAGCGTCTGGCCGGTGGAGCCGACCTGCGCGGCCAACCGGCCCGCACCGCGTGAGAGCTCCCCCCATCCGTCGCCCCGTCGCCTTCTGGTTGTTTTCCGGATGTCTGCCCGATGAAGAAGAACGCCCGCAAGCCGGCTTCCAAAGAACGCCGCTCTCCGTCCTCGACGCCTGGGCGGCAAGCCGCCACAGGAGCGGCGGGCGGGCGCGGGAGCGCTCCCTTCGCCGCAGCGCTTGGCCATCACCAGGCTGGCCGGATCGCCGAGGCCGAGGCCGGCTACCGGGCGGTGCTGGCGCTCGAGCCGAACCATCCCCATGCCAACAACAACCTGGCGATGATCCTGCGCGGACGCGGCGCGCATGCCGAGGCGCTCGCCTGCTACCGGGCGGCGGTCGACCGCTCGCCCGACGACCCGCACGTCCACAGCAACTTCGGTTGCCTGCTGTTGGAGATGGGGCGGCTGGAGGAGGCGCAGGCCATGTTGCGCCGCGCCGTGGAGTTGCAGCCGGACTATGCGGAGGCGCACTTCAACCTTGGGAATGCGCTGCGCCTCGTTGACGACATGGACGGGGCGCTCGCCGCCTATGATGAGGCGCTGCGGCTGAAGCCCGATCTTGCGGCGGCGCTCAGCAACAGGGGCGACATCCTGAAAGGACGCGCCGAGCTGTCGAAGGCGGTGGAGGCCTTCCTGGCGGCGCTGCGTGCGGCACCCGGAATGGCCGAGCCCCTCAACAATCTGGGCGAGACGCTGAAGGAGCAGGGCCGCATCACCGAGGCGGTGACCGTCTTCCAGAAGGGGCTGGCGCAACACCCGACCCACACGCTCATGCATTCCAACCTGCTGCTGGCGCTGAACTACACCGCCGACGTGCCGCCGGAGATGGTCTATCGCGTCCACACGCATTGGGCCGAGCGGCATGCCGACCCGGTGATGCCCGCCGGCCGCCAGTACGCCAACGACCGCAGTCCCGACCGCAAGCTGCGCATCGGCTATGTCTCCCCCGACTTCTGCGCCCATTCGGTCAGCTTCTTCGCCGAGCCGGTGATCCGCGAACATGACCGCACGGCTTTCGAGGTGGTCTGCTACCCCTGCTCGCGCCGGGCCGACGCGGTGACGGCGCGGCTGCAGGGCGTGGCCGACCGCTGGGTGCCGATCACCGGGATGACGGATGAGCAGGCGGCGGCACGGATCGCGGCGGACGGCATCGACATTCTGGTCGATCTCGCCGGCCACACCGCCGAGAACCGCCTGACGCTGTTCGCCCGCAAGCCGGCGCCGGTGCAGGTGACGTGGCTGGGCTATCCCAACACCACCGGCATGCGGGCGATCGACCACCGCCTGACCGATGCCGTCGCCGATCCGGTCGGGCTGTCCGATCAGCTCAGCGCCGAACGGCTGGTCCGGCTGCCACATGGTTTCCATTGCTACCAGCCACCGGTCGATGTCGCCTCCCAGCCCCGCCCGCCGGTGCTGAACAACGGCTTTGTCACCTTCGGCTCCTTCAACAACACCTCCAAGGTGACGGCCGAGGTGGTGCGGGTGTGGGCCGAGATCCTCAAGCGTGTGCCCGATGCGCGTCTGCTGCTGAAGAGCCGGCAGATGGGCGACGAGGAGACGCGGGCCCGCTACCACAACAGCTTCGCCGCCCAGGGGGTCGCCCCCGAGCGGGTCGAGCTGCTGGCGCGCATTCCGGCGGCCGACGGGCATCTGCGCGCCTATGACCGCATCGACATCGCGCTCGACCCCTTCCCCTACAACGGTACCACCACCACCTGCGAGGCGCTGTGGATGGGGGTGCCGGTGCTGACGCTGGCCGGCCGCACCCATGTCGCGCGCGTCGGCGCCAGCCTGCTGACCAATGTCGGGCTGACCGAGCTGATCGCGGCGGACGAGGCTGAGTATGTGGCCAAGGCGGTGGCGCTCGCCGGCGATCTGGAGCGGCTGGTCGAGCTGCGCGCCGGCATGCGGTCGCGGCTGGAGGCCGCGCCGCTGACCGACTATGCGGGCTTCACCCGGGCCATGGAGCGCGCCTTCCGCGCGATGTGGCGGCAGTGGGTGGGCCAGCCCGGCTGACCCACCCACTGCACAGGACCGGCTTGCCCATGCCCATCCGCGTTGCCCCCCCTCCCCTCTCCCCGGATCCGACGGCCGCACCAGCGCCGGCCCCTCTCCTGCGCCTCCCCGAGGTCAACGGATTGCGGGCGATCGCCATCCTGGCGGTGCTCTATCAGCACTACAGCTGGGCGCAGCTGGGGCCCTTCAACCCGGACTCGCCGATCCGGGGGGTGTGGCTGCCATTGCGCGCTCTGCTGGAGAGCGGCTGGCTGGGGGTCAATCTGTTCTTCGTTCTCTCAGGGCTGGTGCTCTACCTGCCCTATGCCCAGGGCCAGCGGCGCATGGCGGGCTGGCAGGACGCATCCAGCTTCCTCAAGCATCGCATGGCGCGGCTGCTGCCGCTTTACTACCTCTCCGGCGCCGTCTCCTTGTCGCTTGGCGTGTTCGCGCCCTTCGAGGTCGGCCGGGCCGATCATTGGCTGCAGCTGCTGGGCTTTCTCACCATCACCTTCCCCTTCACGGCGGACAGCTTCATGCCGCCTTACAATTGGGTCTTGTGGTCGCTGGGAATCGAGATTTGGTTCAGCGTGATCTTCCCCGCCCTGCTCTGGCTCTACAGCCGTCACCGCGCCGCCACGCTCGCCGGGGCGACGCTGCTGGCTTGCGGACTGCGGGCCTGGGGCTACAGCCGGATGCCGATGGACGGCAACCTGTTGAACTGGATCACCGACAGCCTGCCGGCGCGCCTGCCCGACTTCCTGGCCGGCATGCTGCTGGCCGACCTCGTCCTGCGCCGGACGGCGATCCTGCGGCGCTGGGCATCACTGGTGCTGGGCGGAGGGCTGGTCTGGGGCAGCGTGGTGCTGTGGCATCTCTGGTGCGTGGGCGCCGTGCCGATGGTTTCAGCGGCGGGCTTCACCCTCCTGTTCGATCTCGGCTGCCTGCTTGGCATCGGTTTCCTGCTGTCCCACCCCACCCCCCTCAACCGGCTGTTGCGGCTGGCGCCGGTCCAGGTGGTCGGCATGATGTGCTACAGCCTGTATGTCTGGCACGGCATGATCCTCTACCGGCTGATCATGGTGCCGATCCCGGATTTTCCTGACCGCTTAGCCGCCCTCCCCGTCTATCTGGCGGCGGTCTTCGCCCTGGCGGCGTTGAGCTACCGCTATGTCGAGTTCGGCCATCGGCCGGCCGGCGAGCTGTTCCTGCTGCCGCGCCGGCGGGGCTGACGCGAGTCAGGCCGGCAGAGGGAGGGACGCCGCCGGGGGAACCGCTGCGGGCTCTCCTCCAGCGCCGGTCGCGGCGAGGGCCGTCCAGGCCCACAGGATGCCGCGATGGTCGGCCAGTCCTCGGCGGTGCTCCTCCCACAGCCCGTCCAGCCAGCGGCCGTCGATCCCCAGCCGGTCGGCCGCCGCCGCCGGCGGTGCGGGCAGAGCGCGCAGCCAACGGGTCAGCGGGATGCCGAAGCCCTTCTTCTTGCGGTTCAGAATGTCGGGCGGGATCAAGGGCTCCATCGCCTTGCGCAAAATCCATTTGCGGGCTCCCCGGCGGTGCTTCACCGACACCGGCAACCGGCAGGCGAAATCGACGACCTCCTTGTCGAGGAAGGGCGAGCGGGTCTCCAGCGAACAGAACATGCTGGCGCGGTCAGCCTTGGTCAGCAGCCCCTCGCCCAGATAGAAGCGGCCGTAATACTCCAGGTTGCGGTCGACATCGTGCCGGCTGGCGCTGCTGTGCCACAGCGCCGCCGCCTCCTCATAGACATCCTCGGCGCGCAGCGGCTCTCCGAACAGCCGCTCAAGGTCTTTCACCGATGCCGGACCCAGCCAAGCCGGCAGCCAATGC
The DNA window shown above is from Azospirillum sp. TSA2s and carries:
- a CDS encoding GDP-L-fucose synthase — translated: MAGSAILRRLAGEGCEVLTADRATLDLRRQEEVERWVAQQRPDLVFVAAATVGGILANATRPAEFLYDNLVIETNIIHAAYRTGVGKLVFLGSSCIYPRLAEQPMREDALLTGPLEPTNEWYAVAKIAGIKLCQAYRRQYGCDFIAAMPTNLYGIGDNFDLQGGHVAAALLAKIHRAKAEGLDSVEIWGTGTPKREFLFADDLADGLVHLAKHYSDEPHVNIGTGSEVSIRELADLVADVVGYPGRFQYDTSKPDGTPRKLLDVSRMTALGWTAPTSLRDGFAATYCWYLERLAGGADLRGQPARTA
- a CDS encoding tetratricopeptide repeat protein → MKKNARKPASKERRSPSSTPGRQAATGAAGGRGSAPFAAALGHHQAGRIAEAEAGYRAVLALEPNHPHANNNLAMILRGRGAHAEALACYRAAVDRSPDDPHVHSNFGCLLLEMGRLEEAQAMLRRAVELQPDYAEAHFNLGNALRLVDDMDGALAAYDEALRLKPDLAAALSNRGDILKGRAELSKAVEAFLAALRAAPGMAEPLNNLGETLKEQGRITEAVTVFQKGLAQHPTHTLMHSNLLLALNYTADVPPEMVYRVHTHWAERHADPVMPAGRQYANDRSPDRKLRIGYVSPDFCAHSVSFFAEPVIREHDRTAFEVVCYPCSRRADAVTARLQGVADRWVPITGMTDEQAAARIAADGIDILVDLAGHTAENRLTLFARKPAPVQVTWLGYPNTTGMRAIDHRLTDAVADPVGLSDQLSAERLVRLPHGFHCYQPPVDVASQPRPPVLNNGFVTFGSFNNTSKVTAEVVRVWAEILKRVPDARLLLKSRQMGDEETRARYHNSFAAQGVAPERVELLARIPAADGHLRAYDRIDIALDPFPYNGTTTTCEALWMGVPVLTLAGRTHVARVGASLLTNVGLTELIAADEAEYVAKAVALAGDLERLVELRAGMRSRLEAAPLTDYAGFTRAMERAFRAMWRQWVGQPG
- a CDS encoding acyltransferase, with translation MRAIAILAVLYQHYSWAQLGPFNPDSPIRGVWLPLRALLESGWLGVNLFFVLSGLVLYLPYAQGQRRMAGWQDASSFLKHRMARLLPLYYLSGAVSLSLGVFAPFEVGRADHWLQLLGFLTITFPFTADSFMPPYNWVLWSLGIEIWFSVIFPALLWLYSRHRAATLAGATLLACGLRAWGYSRMPMDGNLLNWITDSLPARLPDFLAGMLLADLVLRRTAILRRWASLVLGGGLVWGSVVLWHLWCVGAVPMVSAAGFTLLFDLGCLLGIGFLLSHPTPLNRLLRLAPVQVVGMMCYSLYVWHGMILYRLIMVPIPDFPDRLAALPVYLAAVFALAALSYRYVEFGHRPAGELFLLPRRRG